A DNA window from Rhineura floridana isolate rRhiFlo1 chromosome 11, rRhiFlo1.hap2, whole genome shotgun sequence contains the following coding sequences:
- the LOC133366703 gene encoding claudin-4-like: MASAGFQIMGMALSVLGWIGAIATCALPMWKVTAFIGTNIVTAQITWEGLWMNCVVQSTGQMQCKVYDSMLALSQDVQTARALMVISVLLAVLALMVGIVGAKCTNCVEDEDAKARIIIVSGAVFIVAGILCLIPVCWSANTIIREFYSPLVTEAQKRELGAALYIGWASSALMILGGALLCCNCPKKEGNNYSARYTAAASQPRSDYPSKNYV, translated from the coding sequence ATGGCATCTGCTGGTTTCCAGATCATGGGCATGGCCCTGTCAGTGTTGGGCTGGATTGGGGCAATCGCTACTTGTGCCCTGCCCATGTGGAAAGTCACAGCTTTCATCGGCACCAACATTGTGACTGCTCAGATCACCTGGGAGGGGCTGTGGATGAATTGTGTTGTGCAGAGCACTGGCCAGATGCAATGCAAGGTCTACGACTCCATGCTGGCCCTGTCTCAGGATGTGCAAACAGCCCGGGCCCTCATGGTTATCTCTGTGCTCCTAGCTGTCCTGGCGCTGATGGTTGGCATTGTAGGGGCCAAATGTACCAACTGTGTGGAGGATGAGGATGCCAAGGCACGCATCATCATTGTCTCCGGTGCAGTCTTCATAGTGGCGGGAATCCTCTGTCTGATCCCTGTGTGCTGGTCGGCCAACACCATAATCCGTGAGTTCTATAGCCCGTTGGTGACTGAGGCCCAGAAGAGAGAGCTGGGAGCCGCCCTCTACATCGGTTGGGCATCTTCTGCCTTGATGATCCTTGGAGGGGCTCTGCTCTGCTGCAATTGCCCTAAGAAGGAGGGCAACAACTACAGTGCCCGGTACACAGCTGCTGCCTCTCAACCCCGCAGTGATTACCCCAGCAAGAACTATGTCTAG